From Balneola sp. MJW-20:
GCCGATTACTTTCTTTACATGCTCATTATTGATGCTATCAGAAGTGTCCACAAAAGTGCACACTTTATCTATTTCTGTAGACAGTAGCTGCAGATCATTACCTACAAACTGACCCAACAGTTGTGCGGCTTCTGCATTTATTTTCTTTCCGTGCTTTTCTTTTGCCCAGGCAATGACCCAGTCCGGGATCATATAATCCGGAAGCTTTTCAAATTCATGAAAACCCACATTCTGATTCCGGGCAATTTTTTTACCAAGATTGGTATTACCGGCAGGTTTTTTAGTGTCTATCAGGACCAGTAAGGTCGTGGGATTAGGATTCTCGAAATAGGCAATAAAGTCATTGATATGTCCTCTTTGAGAACTGCCATCTCCTCCACCCTTGTTGATCTGCAGAAAATTCCGGATGATCAATACTCTTCTTTCTGCCATCATGGGAAAAGAGCTGGCTATTCCCAAAGCCTGAGCCGGAGAAATGTCCTGGCCGTATAGCAGATCAAAATTGAAATCTTTCTGGTCGGAAGGTATTACGGCTGAGAATTTTTCCAGCAGCAAGTCAAGATAAAACTCTTCTTCACCGAACAGATAATAGACCGGTTTAAGTTTACCGGATGCTATCTCTCCCGCTACCTGCTCAAAAACTGTTTTGCTGTTCTTCTTTGCCGCCATGTGTCGAAAGATACAGATTCTGAAATTATATTCTAATGCAGATCGGCTTTTGTACTGATCAATCCTGAGCAAGTCCGCCTGGAATCGGGGAAGTCAAGAATGAAGCCGGATAATAACCAATCCGGCATAAAACTCAGTCTGCCGGAACAGATCTATAGTTAAAGTGCAGATGGTTAAGCCTAATCGAAAACCAGTAAGTTATAACCTTGGTTCATATGTGTAGTTACAACCGTTAGCATAGACAGACCGATCTTTACCTGATCGTTCACTTCATTTTGCGGATATTGTCTGGAAAGCAGTGATTGTCCACACACATAGATCTCTGCTCCGGCTTCTATGAGTGCAGCTATCAGAGGGATATTCGGGTTATCGAGATCATATTTACGCCTGTAACCATCATTATTCAGGATCGTGTCGGTTGCACCCCCATGTACGGCTACCACTACCTTTAGGTCCTCTTTATTTACTCCTCCAAGGATGTGAAGATTCATCATCCGGGCAACGTTATTTAAACCAGGGTTTATGCTCTCTTTATCTCTCTGAAGCGTTTTGAGGTCAATCACAATCTTATATTCGTCTCCGGATTCCGGCAGAACGGCATTCTCAATCTCATAGATCCCGCCAAAACCCTTTACTATCGGGAATTGTGCTTCTTGTCCGGAGGCGTTCATTGTCATTAGTGAGAGCAGCAGCGTTGACGCAATTGCGACAACCAAAGAGTACGTTTTCATAATTATCTGTTTTTGATTACCAACAGGGCTCAGGGTCTTAAGCGGCCCATCATACGAGGGAACGGAATAGTTTCTCTGACGTGAGACAAACCGCAGATCCATGCGACGGTTCTTTCCAGTCCCAGACCGAAACCGGAATGAGGTACCGTACCGTATTTCCTCAGATCCAGGTACCAATCAAAGGTCTCTTCATCCAGTCCTTCTTCCTCAATACGGGTTCTCATAAGCTCCAGATCGTCTTCACGCTGGCTTCCGCCTATGATCTCACCGTATCCCTCTGGTGCAAGCACATCCACTCCCAGGGCGTGTTTACCACTTTCATCCCGCTTCATGTAGAAAGCTTTGATCTCAGCCGGCCAGTGTGTGACCATCAGCGGAACATTGAATTGCATCATGAGAACCGTTTCGTCCGATCCTCCGAAATCATTACCCCACTCAAAGTTTCTGGCTGATTTCTTCCATCCCGGAATGTTTCTCATATCCTCTTCAATCTGGTCGATTCTCGCTGAGATCTCTAACTGACGGGATTCGATCTGTTTCTTTCTCCACTTCTTAGCAGACCCATGCTCTTTTGCGATCTCTTCCTTTTCTTCTAGGAGATCTTCTTTTTCCTGTTCTCTGGATTCCATCATATCATCCAGCATTGCAGCAGTCTTATCACTCTTAAGAATATCGACTGCTTCCGTATAGGTCATACGTTCGAATGGTTTATTTACCAGCGGCTCAAGAGAACTAGTATCTCTTTCCAGGATCTCTAGTTCTTTTGCACGGTTTTCGAGTACGGTCTTCACAATGAACCGGATCATATCTTCTGCAAGATCCATGTTCATATTCAGATCATAATAAGCCATTTCGGGTTCGATCATCCAGAATTCTGTTAAATGGCGGCGTGTCTTGCTCTTTTCTGCTCTGAATGTAGGACCAAAGGTGTAGATCAGACCGTGTGCCATAGCCATGGCTTCTCCGTACAGCTGACCAGTTTGAGCGAGATAAGCTTTTTCTTCAAAGTAGTCGGTCTCAAAAAGTGTGGTTGATCCCTCTGCCTCATTCGGCGTAAAGATCGGTGAATCCATCTGAACAAAGTTCCTGTTCTGAAAGAATGTATGAATCGCAAAGATGATCTCATTTCTGACCCTCATCGCTGCCCATTGACGCTGACTTCTCAGCCACAGGTGACGGTTATTCATCAGAAACTCAACTCCATGCTCTTTTGGAGTGATAGGGTAATCCTCCGCGACCTGGATCACCCTGATATCACTTACGTGCATCTCATATCCACCCACACTACGGTCATCTTCTTTTACCGTACCGGTGATCTCGAGAGAACTTTCCTGTCTGAGCGCATTGGAGTCTTCCCATACCTTTTCTTCAACATCATCCTGAGACACCACACACTGTGTTATACCGGTACCATCTCTGAGTTCAATAAAAACCAGGCTTTTGCTGCTTCTGACGTTATACACCCAGCCTTTAAGGGTGACAGACTGATCTTTGTGTTCTGATAATTGGTTTACGTATACCATAGGTTGATTCTACTGTTGGGTTTTAATTCTGCGGGGTAAGTACGGCTCTGACAAATTGCTCTGAATCAAAAAATTCCTGTGCAAATGCCATCAGATCGTCGGAAGTGACTGAGTCAATATTCTCAACCAGTTCATCAAGGGTGACGAACCTTCCAAAATACAGTTCCGACTTTGCCAGACGGGTCATACGGTTACTGGTACTTTCCTGTGAAAGTAATAATTTACCTTTAAGCTGTGATTTGGCTTCTGCCAGTTCTTTTGCCGGCACTTTTTTCTCCTTTATCAGATCCAGTTCTTTCTGAACGAGCTCGTGCACATGTTCCAGGTAGTTCTGATCAGTACCTACATATATTCCCCAGAGTCCTGAATCGGTATAAGACTGGTTAAAAGTCTGTACCGAATAGCAGTAGCCATATTTTTCTCTGATATTCTGATGGAGACGGGAACTCATCCCTCCACCCAATACGGTATTAGCCAGTAAAAGCAGGTATTTATCTTCATGGTCGAAATAGAGCCCTCTGCGACCATATACATAGTGTGTCTGTTCAATATCTTTTGTAAGACGGATATCGAGTCCTGTTTTCAGGTCTGGAAGTGAACTGTTTCGGGCCTGATCGTCTCTGTCCTTGAGCTTTGAGAAATAGATCTCTGAAAGAGATACGACCTTGTCATGATCTACATTTCCGGCTACTGAGATCAGTAAATTTCCCGGGAAATAGCGTTCACTCATATAGTCATACAGATCCTGACGGGTAAATCCGGATACCGTGTCTTCAAATCCAATAACCGGACGGCCTAATTCGTGTCCCTCGAACATCTTTGAACTGAATTCCTCGAAAAGGTAGTCATCCGGTGAATCACGGTACATCTTCATTTCCTCAATGACGACTTTCTTCTCCTTTTCCACCTCTTCTTCCGGAAAAGATGGATTCAAGACCATATCCGAAAGTACATCCAGGGCTTTCTCCAGCTGAGTGTTGAGACATCTGGCGTAATAGCAGGTATACTCGGATGACGTGAATGCATTCAGATAGCCACCCACCGATTCCATACTTAAGGCAATATCGTAGGCTGACCGGCTATCGGTACCTTTGAATAGCATATGTTCCAGAAAATGGGTGATACCGGCCTGTTTTTCGGTTTCATTCCGGCTTCCGGTCTTTACCCAAATGCCAATCGAAATACTTTTAACGCTCTCAATATTCTCTGTTACAATGCGCAGACCGTTATCAAGCTGCGTCTTGGTCACAAAATCGATCTCTTTGATGTTTTCCATGTAAAATATAAAAATGTATGAATGAACTGCCTGTGCCGGCAGCTTGCAAATATACGAATGATCAGAGGTTTATTCAGCAGACTTATGAGTACACTGAATAAAAAAAGGCATCTCCCTTTGGAGGAGATGCCTTCGAATCTGTTGTCATCCTTAGTCTTCTTGATCGAGAAGAACTTTTCTGGACAGACGTAGTTTGTTACCCGGCTCGATCTTAAGCAGTTTAACTTCGATCTCGTCTCCTACTTTAAAGTAATCAGAAACGTTCTCTACACGCTTATTGTCGATCTCCGAAATATGCAGCAGACCATCGCGGTTTGGAGCGATCTCCACAAAAGCACCAAAGTCTTTAATGGTCTTAACTACACCTTTATAGATCTCACCTTCTTCCAGGTGGCCTACAATAGCTTTAATTCTGTTCTTAGCGTTTTCAGCTTTATCAAGGCTGTCGGCAGAGATGGTGATCTGACCTTTTCCGCTTTCGTCTTCTTCGATCCAGATTTCTGTATCTGTTTCTTTCTGAAGAGTCTGAATTACTTTACCGCCAGGACCGATCACAGAACCGATGCTATCGCCGTCGATCTCCATTTTCAGGAACTGAGGTGCAAATTCAGAAAGCTGACCTCTTGGTTCAGTAATGGTCTCTGCCATTTTACCGAGAATATGCATTCTTCCGGCATGAGCCTGCTCCAGAGCTTCTTCCAGTACTTCAAAGGAAATACCCTGTACTTTCATATCCATCTGGCAGGCTGTGATACCGTCGGCAGAACCGGCGGTCTTAAAGTCCATATCGCCCATGAAGTCTTCCTCTCCGCGGATATCGGATAAGACCACAGTGTTATTTTCTCCAACGATCATACCCATTGCAATACCTGCAACCGGCTTTTTAAGAGGAACACCAGCGTCCATCAGTGCCATTGAGCCACCGCAAACAGATGCCATGGAAGAGGAACCGTTTGATTCGGTAATGTCGGAAATCACGCGGATCACGTAACCGAATTCATCAAAAGAAGGCATTAATTTTCTAAGAGCTCTTTCTGCAAGATGCCCGTGGCCGATCTCACGACGTCCGGGACCTCTTAAAAATCCTGCTTCACCCACACTGTATGGAGGGAAGTTGTAATGCAGCATAAACTGCTTGGCTTCTTCGTCAAAAAGTGTATCAACACTTTGCTCATCTCTTTTGGTACCGAGGGTAACTGAAACAAGAGCCTGTGTTTCTCCACGTGTGAACAGAGAAGAACCGTGTGTACGTGCCAGGTATCCTACCTGAGTCCAGATATCCCGGATGTCTTCAGGAGAACGCCCGTCAATTCTTTTCTTCTTCTCAAGGATCATATTTCTGAGCTCATCTTTCTCGATCGTGCTCAGGATCTTCTTAACGGTTCCGATCTCTTCTTCATATTCTTCTTCGAGCTCAGCTACAACGCCATCTTTGATCTCTTTGATCTTCTCGTTGTATTCCTCTTTGCCCAATCCGATGTTGACTACCTCACGAATCTTCTCCGTAGCCAGTTCATTAACTTTATTTTCGATCTCTTCAGGATTGGTAGGCGCAACAAATTCTCTTTTGGGCTTACCAAATTCTTCTCTGAGCTCTTTCTGAAATTCACACAGAGTGATAATAGCGTCGTGAGCTGCCTTGATAGCTCCAAGCATCTCTTTTTCAGAGATCTCCTCCATCTCACCCTCCATCATCAGCACACTGTCGGCAGTACCGCCTACGATCATATCAATGTCACTCTTTTCGAGCTCACTGATGGTTGGATTAATGATGAATTCACCATCCACCCGACCAACTCTTACTTCGGCCATCGGGCCGTCGAATGGTACGTCAGAAAGGTGTAAAGCTGTAGAAGCACCAACGCCTCCCAGCACATCACCGTCATTTTCACCATCAGAAGAGAGTACGCTGCTTATGATCTGCGTATCATTAACGTAACCCTTTGGGAATAATGGACGAAGGCTACGGTCGATCAGACGACTGGAGAGGATCTCCTTTTCTGAAGGACGGCCTTCTCTTTTTATGAATCCACCGGGAAACTTACCGGCAGCT
This genomic window contains:
- a CDS encoding M16 family metallopeptidase — translated: MENIKEIDFVTKTQLDNGLRIVTENIESVKSISIGIWVKTGSRNETEKQAGITHFLEHMLFKGTDSRSAYDIALSMESVGGYLNAFTSSEYTCYYARCLNTQLEKALDVLSDMVLNPSFPEEEVEKEKKVVIEEMKMYRDSPDDYLFEEFSSKMFEGHELGRPVIGFEDTVSGFTRQDLYDYMSERYFPGNLLISVAGNVDHDKVVSLSEIYFSKLKDRDDQARNSSLPDLKTGLDIRLTKDIEQTHYVYGRRGLYFDHEDKYLLLLANTVLGGGMSSRLHQNIREKYGYCYSVQTFNQSYTDSGLWGIYVGTDQNYLEHVHELVQKELDLIKEKKVPAKELAEAKSQLKGKLLLSQESTSNRMTRLAKSELYFGRFVTLDELVENIDSVTSDDLMAFAQEFFDSEQFVRAVLTPQN
- a CDS encoding asparagine--tRNA ligase is translated as MVYVNQLSEHKDQSVTLKGWVYNVRSSKSLVFIELRDGTGITQCVVSQDDVEEKVWEDSNALRQESSLEITGTVKEDDRSVGGYEMHVSDIRVIQVAEDYPITPKEHGVEFLMNNRHLWLRSQRQWAAMRVRNEIIFAIHTFFQNRNFVQMDSPIFTPNEAEGSTTLFETDYFEEKAYLAQTGQLYGEAMAMAHGLIYTFGPTFRAEKSKTRRHLTEFWMIEPEMAYYDLNMNMDLAEDMIRFIVKTVLENRAKELEILERDTSSLEPLVNKPFERMTYTEAVDILKSDKTAAMLDDMMESREQEKEDLLEEKEEIAKEHGSAKKWRKKQIESRQLEISARIDQIEEDMRNIPGWKKSARNFEWGNDFGGSDETVLMMQFNVPLMVTHWPAEIKAFYMKRDESGKHALGVDVLAPEGYGEIIGGSQREDDLELMRTRIEEEGLDEETFDWYLDLRKYGTVPHSGFGLGLERTVAWICGLSHVRETIPFPRMMGRLRP
- the pnp gene encoding polyribonucleotide nucleotidyltransferase; the encoded protein is MKEDFRSVEFAPGKVLSIETGRIAKQADGAVVVRMGDTMVLCTAVSAKEPKPGQDFFPLTVDHRESFSAAGKFPGGFIKREGRPSEKEILSSRLIDRSLRPLFPKGYVNDTQIISSVLSSDGENDGDVLGGVGASTALHLSDVPFDGPMAEVRVGRVDGEFIINPTISELEKSDIDMIVGGTADSVLMMEGEMEEISEKEMLGAIKAAHDAIITLCEFQKELREEFGKPKREFVAPTNPEEIENKVNELATEKIREVVNIGLGKEEYNEKIKEIKDGVVAELEEEYEEEIGTVKKILSTIEKDELRNMILEKKKRIDGRSPEDIRDIWTQVGYLARTHGSSLFTRGETQALVSVTLGTKRDEQSVDTLFDEEAKQFMLHYNFPPYSVGEAGFLRGPGRREIGHGHLAERALRKLMPSFDEFGYVIRVISDITESNGSSSMASVCGGSMALMDAGVPLKKPVAGIAMGMIVGENNTVVLSDIRGEEDFMGDMDFKTAGSADGITACQMDMKVQGISFEVLEEALEQAHAGRMHILGKMAETITEPRGQLSEFAPQFLKMEIDGDSIGSVIGPGGKVIQTLQKETDTEIWIEEDESGKGQITISADSLDKAENAKNRIKAIVGHLEEGEIYKGVVKTIKDFGAFVEIAPNRDGLLHISEIDNKRVENVSDYFKVGDEIEVKLLKIEPGNKLRLSRKVLLDQED
- a CDS encoding DsrE family protein; the encoded protein is MKTYSLVVAIASTLLLSLMTMNASGQEAQFPIVKGFGGIYEIENAVLPESGDEYKIVIDLKTLQRDKESINPGLNNVARMMNLHILGGVNKEDLKVVVAVHGGATDTILNNDGYRRKYDLDNPNIPLIAALIEAGAEIYVCGQSLLSRQYPQNEVNDQVKIGLSMLTVVTTHMNQGYNLLVFD
- the holA gene encoding DNA polymerase III subunit delta, with the protein product MAAKKNSKTVFEQVAGEIASGKLKPVYYLFGEEEFYLDLLLEKFSAVIPSDQKDFNFDLLYGQDISPAQALGIASSFPMMAERRVLIIRNFLQINKGGGDGSSQRGHINDFIAYFENPNPTTLLVLIDTKKPAGNTNLGKKIARNQNVGFHEFEKLPDYMIPDWVIAWAKEKHGKKINAEAAQLLGQFVGNDLQLLSTEIDKVCTFVDTSDSINNEHVKKVIGSYRDYTAIELKEAVMKRDLEQSLYISEQILQHSKSDTGELIRIVGFFNSVFINIWQIRRLSEKGLSQSKVQAELGIKSSWYFNKLWDDASRFHYNDMPRVFEALLDADRAIKGFSTLDPTSILFLLIRRMIG